In Amycolatopsis sp. FBCC-B4732, the genomic stretch CGCCCACCGGGCGCTCCGCTTCCCGCCGACCGGCCCCCGCCCCGACAGCCCGAGTCCGCCAGGGCGCCAGCACCATCCGCTCAGCCCCGCTCCGCAGCCAGGCCGCCGCACCCCAGCCCACCCCGCGACCACATCAGTGCGAGACCAAGCCCGCCGGCAGACCACCCCCGTGGCCCGCCGGCGGGCTCGCGCATGCAAAACCCCATCCCGGACCAAAGCCCCCCTTCCCGGCCGGCCCACCACCCCGAGCCCACCGCCAAACCCGTCCTTCGTCGCCTCCCCACACCGGCATCCCTCGGTACCGTGAGCCGCATGATGCGCAAGGCGGTCGCTGTCCGGCGAGAGGAGATCGTCAAAGCCGCGCTCCAGCAGATCCGCGAGCGAGGGATCGCCGGTGTCCGAGCCGCCGACGTGGCCAAAGCTCTCGACGTCAGCACCGCGCTGGTCTTCTACCACTTCGGCACCCTCGAAGCCCTCATCATCGAAGCCTTCCGCCAAGCCACCGAAACCGCCCTCGCCACCCTCCGCGACGAACTGAACCGGGGCGGCGGAGTCGAAACCCGCCTCAACGCCGTCCTCACCCTCTACGGCCCCGCCAATCCCGCCCACAACTGGCAGCTCTGGATCGAAGCGCAAGCCGCCGCCATGCGGGACCACGAACTACGAGCCGTCCTGCAACGGCTCGACAAAAGGTGGCGGGACGCCGTCGTCGCGCTGATCACCGAAGGCGTTGCCGCCGGGGTCTTCACATGCGAAGACCCGCACGGCGCCGCGTGGCGCCTCACAAGCCTGCTCGACGGGCTGGCCGTCCAGGTCGTCGCCCGGACCGGGACCGTCACCGAGGCCGACTGCGCCCGCTGGGTCGGAC encodes the following:
- a CDS encoding TetR/AcrR family transcriptional regulator, which translates into the protein MMRKAVAVRREEIVKAALQQIRERGIAGVRAADVAKALDVSTALVFYHFGTLEALIIEAFRQATETALATLRDELNRGGGVETRLNAVLTLYGPANPAHNWQLWIEAQAAAMRDHELRAVLQRLDKRWRDAVVALITEGVAAGVFTCEDPHGAAWRLTSLLDGLAVQVVARTGTVTEADCARWVGQAVARELGS